Proteins encoded by one window of Vitis riparia cultivar Riparia Gloire de Montpellier isolate 1030 chromosome 11, EGFV_Vit.rip_1.0, whole genome shotgun sequence:
- the LOC117925095 gene encoding uncharacterized protein LOC117925095 isoform X1 codes for MGKPSWVRTVITQLSLCLAVLLAFNLGRPWEKPMSQSSSGSSRPLDLYFISVRGGFRPLNQQTHLLKQMEKAAKTYEARFVINISELGEDDPLTQNGTWRFSTLKVPWYSTRVSRGRGTGYFLKQIKIPFGKTLDIIGLDTGAFKDFMLMNPLNGAGNDQLHGLTKTLETSDSDWRIVVGFCSLAVCEGNRERIEIQLYEHLHHIFYKFGVDVYLSGEGCSDYARTDSIAYIRNPGSIDEKLPLASVNGISGFSKGMVNGFLLHRVSSLEIETYFVNSAGEVVHDIVLQQRGKAAM; via the exons AGTTGTCTCTCTGCTTGGCTGTCTTGCTTGCATTCAACTTGGGTCGGCCTTGGGAGAAGCCCATGTCCCAGAGCAGCAGTGGCAGTAGCAGGCCTCTTGACCTTTACTTTATCAGTGTTAGAGGAGGATTTAGACCTCTTAATCAACAGACCCATCTTCTCAAACAG ATGGAGAAGGCTGCAAAGACTTATGAGGCAAGGTTTGTGATAAACATTAGTGAACTTGGGGAAGACGATCCACTCACACAGAAT GGTACTTGGCGTTTTTCAACACTGAAAGTTCCCTG GTACAGTACCAGAGTTTCAAGAGGACGAGGAACAGGTTACTTCCTAAAGCAGATCAAAATACCTTTTGGGAAAACCTTAGACATTATTGGTTTGGATACTGGGGCATTTAAG GATTTTATGCTTATGAATCCGTTAAATGGTGCTGGAAATGATCAATTACACGGGCTGACAAAGACACTAGAAACATCAGATAGCGACTG GCGCATAGTTGTTGGTTTCTGCTCATTGGCTGTTTGTGAAGGAAACAGGGAACGAATAGAAATACAACTTTATGAGCATCTacaccatattttttataagtttggAGTG GATGTTTACCTGAGTGGGGAGGGATGTAGTGACTATGCTCGTACAGATAGTATAGCCTACATCAGGAACCCAGGTTCAATAGATGAAAAACTTCCTCTTGCTTCTGTAAATGGAATATCAGGTTTTAGTAA GGGAATGGTTAATGGGTTCCTTCTTCATAGAGTCAGCTCCTTAGAGATT GAAACCTACTTTGTTAACTCAGCAGGGGAAGTTGTGCATGATATAGTACTTCAACAGAGGGGCAAGGCAGCCATGTAA
- the LOC117925095 gene encoding uncharacterized protein LOC117925095 isoform X2 has protein sequence MGKPSWVRTVITQLSLCLAVLLAFNLGRPWEKPMSQSSSGSSRPLDLYFISVRGGFRPLNQQTHLLKQMEKAAKTYEARFVINISELGEDDPLTQNGTWRFSTLKVPWYSTRVSRGRGTGYFLKQIKIPFGKTLDIIGLDTGAFKDFMLMNPLNGAGNDQLHGLTKTLETSDSDWRIVVGFCSLAVCEGNRERIEIQLYEHLHHIFYKFGVDVYLSGEGCSDYARTDSIAYIRNPGSIDEKLPLASVNGISGFSKGMVNGFLLHRVSSLEETYFVNSAGEVVHDIVLQQRGKAAM, from the exons AGTTGTCTCTCTGCTTGGCTGTCTTGCTTGCATTCAACTTGGGTCGGCCTTGGGAGAAGCCCATGTCCCAGAGCAGCAGTGGCAGTAGCAGGCCTCTTGACCTTTACTTTATCAGTGTTAGAGGAGGATTTAGACCTCTTAATCAACAGACCCATCTTCTCAAACAG ATGGAGAAGGCTGCAAAGACTTATGAGGCAAGGTTTGTGATAAACATTAGTGAACTTGGGGAAGACGATCCACTCACACAGAAT GGTACTTGGCGTTTTTCAACACTGAAAGTTCCCTG GTACAGTACCAGAGTTTCAAGAGGACGAGGAACAGGTTACTTCCTAAAGCAGATCAAAATACCTTTTGGGAAAACCTTAGACATTATTGGTTTGGATACTGGGGCATTTAAG GATTTTATGCTTATGAATCCGTTAAATGGTGCTGGAAATGATCAATTACACGGGCTGACAAAGACACTAGAAACATCAGATAGCGACTG GCGCATAGTTGTTGGTTTCTGCTCATTGGCTGTTTGTGAAGGAAACAGGGAACGAATAGAAATACAACTTTATGAGCATCTacaccatattttttataagtttggAGTG GATGTTTACCTGAGTGGGGAGGGATGTAGTGACTATGCTCGTACAGATAGTATAGCCTACATCAGGAACCCAGGTTCAATAGATGAAAAACTTCCTCTTGCTTCTGTAAATGGAATATCAGGTTTTAGTAA GGGAATGGTTAATGGGTTCCTTCTTCATAGAGTCAGCTCCTTAGAG GAAACCTACTTTGTTAACTCAGCAGGGGAAGTTGTGCATGATATAGTACTTCAACAGAGGGGCAAGGCAGCCATGTAA
- the LOC117925095 gene encoding uncharacterized protein LOC117925095 isoform X3: MGKPSWVRTVITQLSLCLAVLLAFNLGRPWEKPMSQSSSGSSRPLDLYFISVRGGFRPLNQQTHLLKQMEKAAKTYEARFVINISELGEDDPLTQNGTWRFSTLKVPCTRVSRGRGTGYFLKQIKIPFGKTLDIIGLDTGAFKDFMLMNPLNGAGNDQLHGLTKTLETSDSDWRIVVGFCSLAVCEGNRERIEIQLYEHLHHIFYKFGVDVYLSGEGCSDYARTDSIAYIRNPGSIDEKLPLASVNGISGFSKGMVNGFLLHRVSSLEIETYFVNSAGEVVHDIVLQQRGKAAM, encoded by the exons AGTTGTCTCTCTGCTTGGCTGTCTTGCTTGCATTCAACTTGGGTCGGCCTTGGGAGAAGCCCATGTCCCAGAGCAGCAGTGGCAGTAGCAGGCCTCTTGACCTTTACTTTATCAGTGTTAGAGGAGGATTTAGACCTCTTAATCAACAGACCCATCTTCTCAAACAG ATGGAGAAGGCTGCAAAGACTTATGAGGCAAGGTTTGTGATAAACATTAGTGAACTTGGGGAAGACGATCCACTCACACAGAAT GGTACTTGGCGTTTTTCAACACTGAAAGTTCCCTG TACCAGAGTTTCAAGAGGACGAGGAACAGGTTACTTCCTAAAGCAGATCAAAATACCTTTTGGGAAAACCTTAGACATTATTGGTTTGGATACTGGGGCATTTAAG GATTTTATGCTTATGAATCCGTTAAATGGTGCTGGAAATGATCAATTACACGGGCTGACAAAGACACTAGAAACATCAGATAGCGACTG GCGCATAGTTGTTGGTTTCTGCTCATTGGCTGTTTGTGAAGGAAACAGGGAACGAATAGAAATACAACTTTATGAGCATCTacaccatattttttataagtttggAGTG GATGTTTACCTGAGTGGGGAGGGATGTAGTGACTATGCTCGTACAGATAGTATAGCCTACATCAGGAACCCAGGTTCAATAGATGAAAAACTTCCTCTTGCTTCTGTAAATGGAATATCAGGTTTTAGTAA GGGAATGGTTAATGGGTTCCTTCTTCATAGAGTCAGCTCCTTAGAGATT GAAACCTACTTTGTTAACTCAGCAGGGGAAGTTGTGCATGATATAGTACTTCAACAGAGGGGCAAGGCAGCCATGTAA
- the LOC117925095 gene encoding uncharacterized protein LOC117925095 isoform X4 — MEKAAKTYEARFVINISELGEDDPLTQNGTWRFSTLKVPWYSTRVSRGRGTGYFLKQIKIPFGKTLDIIGLDTGAFKDFMLMNPLNGAGNDQLHGLTKTLETSDSDWRIVVGFCSLAVCEGNRERIEIQLYEHLHHIFYKFGVDVYLSGEGCSDYARTDSIAYIRNPGSIDEKLPLASVNGISGFSKGMVNGFLLHRVSSLEIETYFVNSAGEVVHDIVLQQRGKAAM; from the exons ATGGAGAAGGCTGCAAAGACTTATGAGGCAAGGTTTGTGATAAACATTAGTGAACTTGGGGAAGACGATCCACTCACACAGAAT GGTACTTGGCGTTTTTCAACACTGAAAGTTCCCTG GTACAGTACCAGAGTTTCAAGAGGACGAGGAACAGGTTACTTCCTAAAGCAGATCAAAATACCTTTTGGGAAAACCTTAGACATTATTGGTTTGGATACTGGGGCATTTAAG GATTTTATGCTTATGAATCCGTTAAATGGTGCTGGAAATGATCAATTACACGGGCTGACAAAGACACTAGAAACATCAGATAGCGACTG GCGCATAGTTGTTGGTTTCTGCTCATTGGCTGTTTGTGAAGGAAACAGGGAACGAATAGAAATACAACTTTATGAGCATCTacaccatattttttataagtttggAGTG GATGTTTACCTGAGTGGGGAGGGATGTAGTGACTATGCTCGTACAGATAGTATAGCCTACATCAGGAACCCAGGTTCAATAGATGAAAAACTTCCTCTTGCTTCTGTAAATGGAATATCAGGTTTTAGTAA GGGAATGGTTAATGGGTTCCTTCTTCATAGAGTCAGCTCCTTAGAGATT GAAACCTACTTTGTTAACTCAGCAGGGGAAGTTGTGCATGATATAGTACTTCAACAGAGGGGCAAGGCAGCCATGTAA
- the LOC117924967 gene encoding glycerophosphodiester phosphodiesterase GDPDL7-like, whose product MIRCLFLFSLLILSTSAQKTSSQTWQTLNGDEPVVIARGGFSGLFPESSQFAHQIALSTSLSNVILYCNLQLTKDSVGICQTDIRLDNSTNIAAVFPKSQKTYTINGENVQGWFALDYTSDQLFNNVTLTQSIYSRPSLFDGTLPLSTVDDAIGIKPPGFWLNVQYDAFYAANKLSVSSYIQKTTRFMGISYISSPEIGFLKNMNKIINKAKTKLIFRFLDADAVEPTTKQPYSSILKDLSSIKSIATGILVPKEYIWPLSKDQYLLTPTSVVADAHKQGLEVYASGFANDMPGSYNYSYDPTAEYLQFVDNSEFSVDGVLTDFPPTASEAIACLAHNKNATRPSKGKILVISHNGASGVYPGSTDLAYQQAVDDGADIIDCSVQMSKDGVAFCLNSADLLGSSNAMTSFMSRSTMVSEIQPKSGIFSFDLTWSEIQTLTPQLTSPLPNSGLARNPANKNQGKFITLSDFLDFAKAKAVSGILIDIENAAYLASKKGLSIIDAVTAALSNATFDKQSTQQVMIQSDDTSVLSKFKNVPAYKRVLSIKEIIGDVPKQTVEEIKKFADAVNLPRSSIVTTNGGFTTTFTTVVDELHAANISAYVSVLRNEYVAIAFDFFSDPLVELATYVGRIGIDGVVTDYPKTADAYLRSPCSDLNAKVAYSILPAEAGALLGLAEPEVLPPAEAPGPPLTVDDVVDPPLPQVSSSNGSTADPAAGPVKAPPSSSGRANAANMGLHLLGILLISLLSAGY is encoded by the exons ATGATCAGgtgtttatttcttttctccttGTTGATCCTCTCAACTTCAGCCCAGAAAACTTCCTCACAAACATGGCAGACTTTAAATG GTGATGAGCCTGTTGTTATAGCCCGTGGCGGATTCTCGGGACTTTTCCCTGAATCTAGCCAATTTGCACATCAAATTGCGCTTTCCACCAGCCTGTCCAATGTAATTTTGTACTGCAACCTGCAACTGACAAAGGATAGCGTTGGCATATGCCAGACAGATATAAGACTTGATAATTCAACAAATATAGCAGCTGTCTTTCCAAAATCCCAAAAAACCTACACAATTAATGGAGAAAATGTTCAGGGTTGGTTCGCTTTGGATTATACATCTGATCAGCTCTTTAACAATGTAACAT TGACTCAAAGCATATACTCCCGGCCAAGTTTGTTTGATGGCACGCTGCCATTATCTACTGTTGACGATGCAATTGGGATCAAACCCCCTGGCTTTTGGTTGAATGTTCAG TATGATGCATTCTATGCTGCAAACAAACTCAGCGTGTCATCATACATTCAAAAGACTACAAGATTTATGGGCATAAGTTACATTTCATCTCCTGAGATAGGTTTCTTGAAGAACATgaataaaatcataaacaagGCCAAGACCAAACTCATCTTCCGGTTCCTAGATGCAGACGCAGTCGAACCCACAACCAAACAGCCATATAGTTCAATATTAAAGGATCTTTCCTCAATCAAGTCAATTGCAACGGGAATTCTTGTCCCTAAAGAATATATATGGCCTCTTAGTAAGGACCAGTATCTGCTAACTCCCACTAGTGTTGTAGCCGATGCTCATAAACAAGGCCTAGAAGTATATGCTTCTGGATTCGCAAATGATATGCCTGGAAGTTACAACTATAGTTATGACCCAACAGCTGAGTACCTGCAGTTTGTCGATAATTCAGAGTTTTCTGTTGATGGAGTGCTCACAGATTTCCCTCCCACAGCATCAGAAGCCATTG CATGCTTAGCACACAACAAGAATGCTACCAGGCCTAGCAAAG GGAAAATTTTGGTCATATCTCACAATGGAGCAAGTGGGGTTTACCCTGGCAGTACTGATCTTGCATACCAGCAAGCAGTAGATGATGGGGCTGATATAATAGATTGCTCAGTCCAAATGTCAAAAGATGGAGTTGCCTTCTGCTTAAATTCAGCTGACCTCTTGGGGAGTTCTAATGCCATGACTTCTTTCATGTCTCGATCTACCATGGTCTCTGAAATTCAACCGAAGAGTGGAATTTTTTCGTTTGATCTCACATGGAGCGAGATTCAAACACTGACGC CTCAACTAACAAGTCCACTCCCAAATAGTGGCTTGGCAAGAAACCCAGCAAACAAGAACCAGGGGAAATTCATAACTCTCTCTGATTTCCTGGACTTTGCTAAGGCCAAGGCAGTTTCTGGAATTTTGATCGACATAGAG AATGCTGCCTACCTAGCATCAAAGAAGGGTCTTAGCATAATAGATGCTGTGACAGCTGCCTTGAGCAATGCCACCTTTGACAAACAATCAACCCAACAAGTCATGATACAATCCGACGACACTTCAGTGCTGTCCAAGTTCAAGAATGTCCCAGCTTACAAGCGAGTTCTATCCATCAAGGAAATTATAGGTGATGTACCCAAGCAGACAgtggaggagataaaaaaatttgctGATGCAGTCAACCTCCCAAGATCGTCCATTGTCACAACTAATGGTGGCTTCACTACAACTTTTACCACTGTTGTTGATGAACTCCATGCTGCAAATATCTCAGCATATGTCTCAGTTCTCAGGAATGAATACGTCGCCATCGCATTCGATTTCTTCTCAGACCCGCTTGTGGAGCTTGCTACTTACGTTGGTCGCATTGGAATTGATGGGGTTGTGACTGACTATCCAAAAACTGCAGACGCATATCTCA GAAGCCCCTGCTCGGATTTGAATGCGAAAGTGGCATATTCCATATTGCCAGCAGAGGCGGGTGCATTACTTGGGTTGGCAGAGCCGGAAGTGTTGCCGCCAGCAGAAGCCCCGGGCCCACCGCTCACAGTCGACGACGTTGTAGACCCACCACTGCCACAGGTATCATCATCAAATGGCTCAACAGCCGATCCGGCTGCTGGACCTGTTAAAGCCCCTCCTAGTTCAAGTGGTCGGGCAAATGCTGCCAATATGGGTCTCCATCTATTGGGAATTCTGCTGATTAGCTTACTTTCTGCGGGATATTAA
- the LOC117925501 gene encoding VAMP-like protein YKT61 — MKITALLVLKCNPDGSDAIILANASDVGHFGYFQRSSVKEFIVFVGRTVAKRTPPSQRQSVQHEEYKVHSYNRNGLCALGFMDDHYPVRSAFSLLNQVIDEYQKNFGDSWRTVQADNTQPWPYLNEALAKFQDPAEADKLLKIQRELDETKIILHKTIDSVLARGEKLDSLVEKSSDLSTASQMFYKQAKKTNQCCSIL, encoded by the exons ATGAAGATCACGGCACTTCTGGTTTTGAAATGCAATCCGGATGGATCCGACGCGATAATCCTGGCGAACGCATCCGATGTCGGCCATTTCGGGTACTTTCAGAGATCCAGCGTCAAGGAATTTATCGTTTTCGTGGGTCGGACAGTTGCCAAAAGGACTCCTCCCTCTCAACGCCAATCCGTCCAACACGAAG aatataaaGTGCATTCTTACAACAGAAATGGTCTTTGTGCACTGGGTTTTATGGATGACCACTATCCTGTTCGAAGCGCATTTTCCTTGCTCAACCAG GTGATAGATGAGTATCAGAAGAATTTTGGTGATTCGTGGAGGACTGTACAAGCAGATAACACTCAACCATGGCCCTATTTGAATGAAGCACTAGCCAAATTTCAG GATCCTGCAGAGGCTGATAAGTTGTTGAAAATTCAGAGAGAGTTGGATGAAACTAAAATTATTCTT CATAAGACTATTGATAGTGTCCTTGCACGAGGTGAGAAGCTGGACAGTTTAGTTGAGAAAAGTTCAGATCTCAGCACAGCATCACAG ATGTTCTACAAGCAGGCGAAGAAAACCAATCAGTGCTGTAGTATATTGTAA
- the LOC117924454 gene encoding temperature-induced lipocalin-1 gives MAKKEMEVVRGIDLQRYMGRWYEIASFPSFFQPKNGINTRATYTLEADGTIVRVLNETWSDGKRSYIEGTAYKADPKSDQAKLKVKFYVPPFLPIIPVVGDYWVLFLDEEYQYALIGQPSRKYLWILCRQTHMDEEIYEMLVEKAKEVGYDVSKLRKTTQTDPPPEGEGPQDNKGIWWIKSIFGK, from the exons ATGGCCAAGAAGGAGATGGAAGTGGTGAGGGGTATTGACCTGCAGAGATACATGGGGAGGTGGTACGAGATAGCTTCATTTCCCTCATTTTTTCAGCCCAAGAATGGTATCAACACAAGGGCCACCTACACTCTCGAGGCGGATGGCACTATTGTCCGCGTCCTCAACGAGACTTGGAGTGATGGCAAGAGGAGCTACATAGAAGGCACTGCTTACAAGGCTGATCCCAAGAGTGACCAGGCCAAGCTCAAAGTCAAGTTCTATGTTCCTCCTTTCCTCCCCATTATCCCTGTTGTTGGAGACTACTGGGTTTTGTTCCTTGATGAAGAATACCAGTATGCTTTGATTGGCCAGCCTTCCAGGAAGTATCTTTGG ATATTATGCAGGCAGACCCATATGGATGAAGAGATCTACGAGATGCTAGTTGAGAAGGCCAAAGAAGTTGGGTATGATGTGAGCAAACTCCGCAAGACAACCCAGACTGATCCTCCCCCAGAAGGAGAAGGCCCCCAGGACAATAAAGGCATTTGGTGgattaaatctatttttggaaaatag
- the LOC117925653 gene encoding lysosomal Pro-X carboxypeptidase, with the protein MASSSSPSVLLFLLLFTIAATAKTSESLSTVFPRAILGSALKQVRNAKKPKPNFPFKTQYFPQLLDHFTFTPKSSTIFYQKYLVNTQYWTHGAPIFVYTGNEGDIDWFASNTGFLLDIAPSFRAMLVFIEHRFYGESMPFGKESYKSPETLGYLNSQQALADFAVLIRSLKQNLSSEASPVVVFGGSYGGMLAAWFRLKYPHVAIGALASSAPILQFDDITPWSSFYDAVSQDFKEASLNCYEVIKGSWAELDAISAKEGGLAEVSRTFRTCKDINSVYSARDWLWSAFVYTAMVNYPTKANFMMPLPAYPVAEMCKIIDRFPHGATNVSRAFAAASLYYNYSGTEKCFDLENGKDAHGLHGWDWQACTEMVMPLTCSNESMFPPSAFEYKEFADECTRKYGVMPRPHWITTEFGGSRIEQVLKRSASNIIFSNGMQDPWSRGSVLKNISASIVALVTKKGAHHVDFRLATKEDPDWLIEQRRQEVEIIQKWIHDYNADLKQ; encoded by the exons ATGGCCtcatcttcttctccatctGTTCTACTGTTTCTGCTTCTTTTCACCATAGCTGCAACTGCAAAAACTTCTGAATCACTTTCAACGGTGTTTCCAAGAGCAATTCTTGGGTCTGCATTGAAACAAGTACGCAACGCAAAGAAACCAAAACCGAATTTCCCATTCAAGACCCAGTACTTCCCTCAGCTCCTGGACCACTTCACCTTCACGCCTAAGAGCTCCACAATCTTCTACCAGAAGTACCTCGTCAACACCCAGTACTGGACCCATGGAGCTCCCATATTTGTCTACACGGGCAATGAGGGTGACATCGATTGGTTTGCCTCCAACACTGGCTTCTTGCTCGACATTGCTCCCTCATTTCGAGCCATGCTGGTCTTCATTGAA CATAGATTTTATGGAGAATCAATGCCATTCGGAAAGGAGTCTTACAAGTCTCCGGAGACGTTAGGGTACTTGAATTCACAACAAGCATTAGCAGATTTTGCAGTTTTGATTAGGAGTCTGAAGCAGAATCTGTCTTCTGAAGCATCCCCTGTTGTGGTCTTTGGTGGATCTTATGGAGGAA TGCTGGCTGCCTGGTTTAGATTGAAATACCCACATGTAGCCATTGGAGCTTTGGCATCTTCAGCCCCCATTTTGCAGTTTGATGACATTACTCCATGGTCGAGCTTCTATGATGCTGTTTCCCAGGATTTCAAG GAAGCAAGCTTGAATTGCTATGAGGTGATAAAGGGAAGCTGGGCAGAGCTGGACGCCATATCAGCTAAGGAAGGAGGATTGGCGGAGGTCAGCAGAACTTTCAGAACTTGCAA GGACATCAACTCGGTGTATTCAGCTCGGGACTGGTTATGGTCAGCTTTTGTTTACACAGCCATGGTGAATTATCCAACCAAAGCCAATTTTATGATGCCGTTACCTGCGTATCCTGTTGCGGAG ATGTGCAAGATTATTGATCGATTTCCACATGGGGCTACTAATGTTAGCAGGGCTTTTGCAGCTGCTAGCTTATATTACAATTATTCTGGTACAGAAAAATGCTTTGACTTGGAGAATGGAAAAGATGCTCATGGCCTCCATGGTTGGGATTGGCAG GCATGTACAGAGATGGTTATGCCACTGACTTGCTCCAATGAAAGCATGTTTCCTCCATCTGCCTTTGAGTACAAAGAATTTGCAGATGAATGCACAAGGAAATATGGAGTTATGCCTCGACCACACTGGATCACGACTGAATTTGGTGGCAGT AGAATCGAACAAGTGCTGAAGAGATCAGCCAGCAACATTATTTTCTCCAATGGAATGCAAGATCCATGGAGCAGAGGCAG TGTGCTGAAAAATATATCTGCTAGCATTGTAGCCCTTGTGACCAAAAAAG GAGCTCACCATGTTGATTTTCGGTTAGCCACGAAAGAGGACCCAGACTGGCTGATTGAGCAGAGGAGGCAAGAAGTGGAGATCATTCAGAAGTGGATACATGACTACAATGCAGATCTCAAACAATGA
- the LOC117925465 gene encoding uncharacterized protein LOC117925465: MSRRSGGCVRCCLVVFAVLSALCVSGPAWYWRLKKAMGSGENASSSCAPCICDCPPPLSLLKIAPGLVNLSVTGCGGDDPDLRREMEKQFVDLLTEELKLQEAVAAEHARHMNITFLEAKRVASQYQREAEKCNSATETCEGARERAEALLIKERKVTSLWERRARRLGWEGE; encoded by the exons aTGTCTCGGAGATCGGGAGGTTGTGTGAGGTGTTGTCTTGTGGTGTTTGCAGTGCTGTCGGCTTTGTGTGTGTCTGGACCTGCTTGGTATTGGCGGCTCAAGAAGGCTATGGGGTCGGGAGAAAACGCATCCTCCTCTTGTGCTCCTTGCATCTGTGATTGCCCTCCTCCTTTGTCTCTTCTCAAGATTGCTCCTG GGTTGGTCAATCTCTCAGTCACAG GCTGTGGAGGCGATGACCCAGATCTCAGGAGGGAGATGGAGAAGCAGTTTGTGGATCTTCTGACAGAGGAGTTGAAGCTGCAAGAGGCTGTTGCTGCAGAGCATGCCCGCCATATGAACATTACCTTTCTTGAAGCAAAAAGGGTGGCTTCCCAGTACCAAAGGGAGGCAGAAAAATGCAATTCTGCCACTGAAACTTGTGAGGGGGCTAGGGAGCGTGCTGAAGCATTGCTGATCAAGGAGAGGAAGGTGACTTCCTTGTGGGAGCGGCGAGCTCGTCGACTTGGTTGGGAAGGGGAATAA